The proteins below are encoded in one region of Micromonospora pisi:
- the mycP gene encoding type VII secretion-associated serine protease mycosin: MVVVPPAPALAAPECGPTGTALTAAPWAMNRVDPAAAWRLTRGGGVTVAVIDSGVSANHPLLRGQVLPGRDFGDLPQQQGQCDLAGHGTVIAGIIAGKVGSGAPFNGVAPSARILPIRVLPDSKRTNDPNLPLRIAEAIRWAVDQGAKVINLSLETLPRPELEEAIKYALSKQVVLVAAAGNQQQQQRNQPAYPAGYPGVIAVAGLDEQGGHVGTSVSGDYVDIAGPGLNIVGPAPRGTGYLTIPEGGTSFAAAYVSGSAALVRALAPDLTAAAVADRLTKTADNPPDGRNADVGYGMVNPYRAATELLGTRTNPPLGAMAVPPAEQDPWGDDRAVAIWVAVLGAVLAVLLLLVRPITRMGRARGWQPGRRQADAPEPSRPGPTAG, encoded by the coding sequence ATGGTCGTCGTGCCCCCGGCACCCGCCCTCGCGGCCCCGGAGTGCGGCCCTACCGGCACCGCCCTGACGGCTGCGCCGTGGGCGATGAACAGGGTGGATCCGGCGGCTGCCTGGCGGCTTACGCGTGGCGGTGGCGTGACCGTGGCCGTCATCGATTCCGGTGTCTCCGCCAACCATCCTCTGCTGCGCGGACAGGTCCTGCCGGGCCGCGACTTTGGTGACCTTCCCCAGCAGCAGGGGCAGTGCGACCTGGCCGGGCACGGCACCGTCATCGCCGGCATCATCGCCGGCAAGGTAGGGAGCGGCGCGCCGTTCAACGGCGTCGCGCCATCGGCCCGGATCTTGCCGATCCGTGTGCTGCCAGACAGCAAGCGGACCAACGACCCGAATCTGCCGCTGCGCATCGCCGAGGCGATCCGCTGGGCCGTTGACCAGGGCGCGAAGGTAATCAACCTTTCGCTGGAGACCCTGCCCCGGCCGGAGCTGGAGGAGGCGATCAAGTACGCCCTCTCGAAGCAGGTCGTGCTGGTTGCCGCCGCCGGCAACCAGCAGCAACAGCAACGGAACCAGCCCGCCTATCCGGCTGGGTACCCGGGTGTCATCGCCGTTGCCGGCCTGGACGAACAGGGTGGGCACGTCGGCACCTCGGTCAGCGGCGACTACGTGGACATCGCCGGGCCGGGCCTCAACATCGTGGGTCCCGCTCCGCGTGGCACCGGTTACCTGACGATCCCGGAGGGCGGCACCAGTTTCGCGGCCGCGTACGTCTCCGGCTCGGCGGCGCTGGTCCGCGCCCTCGCTCCCGATCTGACCGCGGCCGCGGTCGCCGACCGACTGACCAAGACTGCCGACAACCCGCCCGACGGGCGTAACGCGGACGTCGGGTACGGCATGGTGAACCCGTACCGGGCGGCGACGGAGCTGCTCGGGACCCGTACCAATCCGCCGCTCGGTGCGATGGCGGTTCCGCCTGCCGAGCAGGATCCGTGGGGCGACGACCGGGCGGTGGCGATCTGGGTCGCCGTCCTCGGCGCGGTCCTCGCCGTCCTGCTGTTGCTGGTCCGTCCGATCACGAGGATGGGTCGGGCGCGGGGTTGGCAGCCAGGCCGACGGCAGGCCGACGCTCCGGAGCCGTCGCGTCCCGGGCCGACGGCGGGCTGA
- the mycP gene encoding type VII secretion-associated serine protease mycosin, whose amino-acid sequence MIGHRTGLRRAVVALAAVIPLGVVVGAPAPALADVPPLQKQWHLDALRIKEVHRVSTGAGVVVAVVDTGVYADHPDLAGQVLDGKRMIGTDDKGKVDERNHGTGVAGLIAARGGGAGHALGIAPGAKILPVTIATNTFAGSNMPDGIRYAVDHGAKVINLSNGGPTTSPDLDEAVRYAQSKDVVVVAAAGNTAQGDTGVLYPARLPGVIAVAATDRQGAAWSGSVRGEQIAIAAPGADVSTTAGRWPDLREGGYLTVEGGTSAATAVVSGAAALIRAKYPEASAAQVVDRLVKTAVDAGPPGRDSEYGFGRLDLVKALTTDLAPVDANPLGAMPAAEAADENTVEGSGFDFGPLVAVAGALVLLVFVVVLVVVVLVNRRGRGPAHH is encoded by the coding sequence ATGATCGGGCACCGTACGGGTCTCCGTCGGGCTGTCGTCGCCCTCGCGGCCGTGATACCGCTCGGCGTCGTCGTCGGGGCACCGGCGCCCGCACTCGCCGACGTGCCACCGCTCCAGAAGCAGTGGCACCTGGACGCGTTGCGAATCAAAGAGGTTCACCGGGTCTCCACCGGTGCCGGAGTGGTCGTCGCGGTGGTCGACACCGGCGTGTACGCGGACCACCCCGACCTCGCCGGCCAGGTGCTCGACGGCAAGCGGATGATCGGCACCGACGACAAGGGCAAGGTCGACGAGCGCAACCACGGCACCGGAGTGGCGGGTCTGATCGCGGCGCGGGGAGGCGGAGCTGGGCACGCCCTCGGCATCGCTCCGGGCGCGAAGATCCTGCCGGTGACGATCGCGACGAACACCTTCGCCGGCAGCAACATGCCCGACGGCATCCGCTACGCGGTCGACCACGGCGCCAAAGTGATCAACCTGTCCAACGGTGGCCCGACCACCAGCCCGGACCTCGACGAAGCGGTTCGGTACGCCCAGTCCAAGGACGTGGTCGTGGTCGCCGCCGCCGGCAACACCGCCCAGGGGGACACCGGGGTGCTCTATCCGGCCCGGCTGCCCGGAGTGATCGCGGTCGCCGCGACCGACCGGCAGGGCGCCGCCTGGTCGGGAAGCGTGCGCGGTGAGCAGATAGCCATTGCCGCCCCCGGAGCGGATGTCTCGACCACCGCCGGTCGCTGGCCGGACCTGCGCGAGGGCGGCTACCTCACGGTGGAGGGCGGCACCAGTGCCGCCACCGCCGTGGTGAGCGGGGCGGCGGCACTGATCCGGGCGAAGTATCCCGAGGCGAGCGCCGCCCAGGTCGTCGATCGCCTGGTGAAGACCGCCGTCGACGCCGGCCCGCCGGGTCGGGACAGCGAGTACGGCTTCGGTCGGCTGGACCTGGTCAAGGCGTTGACCACGGATTTGGCGCCGGTGGATGCGAACCCGCTGGGTGCGATGCCGGCGGCAGAGGCCGCGGACGAGAACACCGTCGAAGGGTCCGGTTTCGATTTCGGACCGCTGGTCGCCGTGGCGGGCGCTCTGGTGCTGCTGGTGTTCGTCGTGGTGCTGGTAGTGGTCGTACTCGTCAACAGGCGCGGACGGGGTCCCGCCCACCACTGA